Proteins encoded by one window of Acuticoccus sp. MNP-M23:
- a CDS encoding multidrug effflux MFS transporter, whose product MRCEPLPPDPAAPASGHATPATSPAAAGPAMPSPSDAPVLLLILVSTIQPMALNMYVPAMAAMQGDLATTASLIQATLSAFLAATAFAQLVVGPLSDIYGRRPVLIGGALVFTLGTIVCIAAPNVEVLIAGRIIQGAGGCAGLALSRAIIRDIHGTRTSASMIGYVTMGMAIAPLITPAIGGFLYQISSWRVIFVVMGIAGLISLFATVTRLRETHPPGPHGNGVFANWRREVAELLTIRDFWLVSATLAALSLAFFSFIAGGAFVASSVFGLDAQTYGLYFIFVVTGYVVGNFFTGRYSARIGVVRMIRIGNAISLIGIGVAVSLAVAGVASPLALFAPMLIVGTGNGFALPNCIAGCVSVRPDLAGTAAGVAGFFQIGSGAIASVGIGLVIEFEVFPASSWPVLAPMACGGILAFILAFMLSARRFS is encoded by the coding sequence ATGCGCTGCGAGCCGCTCCCCCCGGACCCTGCCGCGCCGGCGAGCGGGCACGCAACGCCGGCCACTTCTCCGGCAGCCGCCGGGCCCGCCATGCCGAGCCCGTCCGATGCGCCGGTGCTGCTCCTCATCCTGGTGTCGACGATCCAGCCCATGGCGCTCAACATGTATGTGCCGGCCATGGCCGCCATGCAGGGCGACCTTGCCACCACCGCCTCCCTCATTCAGGCAACGCTGTCGGCCTTCCTCGCAGCCACGGCATTCGCGCAGCTTGTTGTGGGACCGCTGAGCGACATCTACGGCCGCCGGCCCGTGCTGATCGGCGGGGCGCTGGTCTTCACACTCGGCACCATCGTGTGCATCGCCGCGCCCAACGTGGAGGTGCTCATTGCGGGGCGGATCATTCAGGGCGCCGGCGGCTGTGCTGGGCTCGCCCTCTCCCGCGCCATCATCCGCGACATTCACGGCACGCGCACCTCCGCCTCCATGATCGGCTATGTCACCATGGGGATGGCGATTGCACCGCTGATCACGCCCGCCATCGGCGGTTTCCTCTACCAGATCTCATCGTGGCGGGTGATCTTCGTGGTCATGGGGATTGCCGGCCTCATCAGCCTGTTTGCAACCGTCACGCGGCTGCGCGAGACCCATCCGCCCGGCCCGCACGGCAACGGCGTCTTCGCCAACTGGCGGCGCGAAGTGGCCGAGCTGCTGACGATCCGCGATTTCTGGCTGGTCTCCGCCACTCTTGCGGCGCTGTCGCTGGCCTTCTTCTCGTTCATTGCCGGCGGGGCATTCGTCGCCTCATCCGTATTCGGCCTCGATGCGCAGACCTACGGGCTCTATTTCATTTTTGTGGTCACCGGCTATGTGGTCGGCAACTTCTTCACCGGGCGCTATTCGGCACGCATCGGTGTGGTGCGGATGATCCGCATCGGCAACGCCATCTCGCTCATTGGCATCGGCGTTGCGGTCAGCCTTGCCGTGGCCGGGGTCGCGAGCCCTCTGGCGCTGTTTGCCCCCATGCTGATTGTGGGCACCGGCAACGGCTTCGCGCTGCCCAACTGCATTGCAGGCTGCGTCAGCGTCAGGCCGGATCTTGCGGGCACCGCGGCCGGGGTCGCCGGCTTCTTTCAGATCGGCAGCGGCGCCATTGCCAGCGTCGGCATCGGTCTCGTGATCGAGTTCGAGGTGTTCCCCGCGTCGTCCTGGCCGGTGCTGGCCCCCATGGCGTGCGGCGGCATCCTCGCCTTCATCCTGGCCTTCATGCTGAGCGCGCGCCGCTTCTCCTGA
- a CDS encoding Mrp/NBP35 family ATP-binding protein gives MADDQVNRAAVEAALADVTMPDGGALALSRIRSLVVENGRVGFAIAVAPGERAAMEPVRADAQRRVEALAGVDRVLAALLEEGAPPAEARRGNGIMGKVKRLAGVGRPGGAAPTGNSGTDEKSAPPPRPAPPAAEAPAAQAKGGGARTGPVDGIARIVAVGSGKGGVGKSTVSFNLAVALAATGWRVGLLDADIYGPSVPTLMGVNDHNPQTEPGGFAPVSAFGIKAMSIGYLIKPEQPVVWRGPMVTGALNQLLRDTRWGPLDCLIIDMPPGTGDIQLSLAQQTPLDGAVLVTTPQDLALVDVRKAAQMFRTVKIPLLGMVENMATFVCQSCGAETAIFGHGGGEAEAAATDVPFLGAIALTMAIREAADAGRPVALDDTGEGAAYRRIAEGLKASLEGVTGKPFPKIVFEDA, from the coding sequence ATGGCTGACGACCAGGTGAACCGCGCGGCGGTGGAGGCAGCGCTTGCCGATGTGACAATGCCGGACGGTGGGGCACTGGCGCTCTCGCGCATCCGTTCGCTGGTTGTGGAGAATGGCCGCGTGGGGTTCGCCATTGCGGTTGCCCCCGGCGAGCGGGCGGCGATGGAGCCCGTGCGCGCCGACGCGCAGCGCCGCGTCGAGGCGCTGGCGGGGGTGGACCGCGTGCTGGCGGCACTTCTGGAGGAAGGCGCACCACCGGCCGAGGCCCGCCGCGGCAACGGGATCATGGGCAAGGTAAAGCGGCTTGCCGGTGTCGGCCGGCCGGGAGGCGCCGCGCCAACGGGCAATTCCGGCACCGATGAGAAGAGTGCGCCGCCGCCCCGTCCGGCACCGCCTGCTGCGGAGGCGCCGGCTGCGCAGGCAAAGGGCGGCGGTGCCCGCACCGGGCCGGTTGACGGGATTGCGCGCATCGTTGCGGTCGGCTCGGGCAAGGGCGGGGTGGGCAAGTCCACGGTTTCGTTCAACCTTGCCGTGGCGCTGGCGGCCACGGGCTGGCGCGTCGGCTTGCTGGACGCCGACATCTACGGCCCTTCGGTGCCGACGCTGATGGGCGTCAACGACCACAACCCGCAGACCGAGCCCGGCGGTTTTGCGCCTGTGTCGGCATTCGGCATCAAGGCCATGTCCATCGGCTATCTCATCAAGCCCGAGCAGCCGGTGGTGTGGCGCGGACCGATGGTGACCGGGGCGCTCAACCAGCTCCTGCGCGACACGCGATGGGGTCCGCTCGACTGCCTGATCATCGACATGCCGCCCGGCACCGGCGACATCCAGCTCTCGCTGGCGCAGCAGACGCCGCTCGACGGCGCGGTGCTGGTGACGACCCCGCAGGACCTTGCGCTGGTGGATGTGCGCAAGGCAGCCCAGATGTTTCGCACCGTGAAGATCCCGCTCCTCGGGATGGTGGAGAACATGGCAACCTTCGTTTGCCAGAGCTGCGGGGCCGAAACCGCGATCTTCGGCCATGGCGGCGGCGAGGCCGAAGCCGCGGCAACGGACGTGCCGTTCCTGGGTGCAATTGCGCTGACCATGGCAATCCGCGAGGCGGCGGACGCGGGACGGCCCGTTGCGCTCGACGATACCGGCGAAGGCGCCGCCTACCGCAGGATTGCCGAGGGATTGAAAGCGTCGCTGGAAGGGGTCACGGGCAAGCCGTTTCCGAAGATCGTGTTCGAGGACGCCTGA
- a CDS encoding NAD kinase has protein sequence MTALPERFAFLAAETEEARAAADLLSRRYPAVDPDDADVIVALGGDGMMLQTLHRFMSSGKPTFGMNRGSVGFLMNEYTLDDLPARIARADTKTIRPLAMTAEDVYGEVTTARAINEVSLLRQSHQAAKLSLHIDGRARLKELICDGVLVATPAGSTAYNLSAHGPILPINAQLLALTPISAFRPRRWRGALLPSHVTVTIECLERDKRPVAAAADHVEIRRVAKVEIREDRDASCIIMFDPDHSWDERILAEQFTY, from the coding sequence GTGACCGCCTTGCCCGAACGGTTCGCCTTCCTTGCCGCAGAGACCGAAGAGGCGCGCGCGGCAGCCGACCTCCTGTCCCGCCGCTACCCGGCGGTGGACCCGGATGATGCCGACGTCATCGTCGCCCTCGGCGGTGACGGCATGATGCTGCAGACGCTCCACCGCTTCATGTCGTCCGGCAAGCCCACCTTCGGCATGAACCGTGGCTCGGTCGGCTTTCTGATGAACGAGTACACGCTGGACGATCTGCCCGCCCGCATCGCAAGGGCCGACACCAAAACCATCCGCCCCCTCGCCATGACGGCGGAGGATGTCTACGGCGAAGTCACCACCGCGCGCGCCATCAACGAGGTGTCGCTCCTGCGCCAGTCCCACCAGGCGGCCAAGCTTTCGCTCCACATCGACGGGCGCGCCCGCCTCAAGGAGCTGATCTGCGACGGTGTGCTGGTGGCGACCCCGGCCGGCTCCACCGCCTACAACCTGTCCGCCCACGGCCCGATCCTGCCGATCAACGCCCAGCTTCTGGCGCTGACGCCAATCTCCGCATTCCGCCCCCGGCGCTGGCGCGGCGCGCTCCTCCCGTCCCACGTCACCGTCACGATCGAGTGCCTGGAGCGCGACAAGCGGCCGGTCGCCGCTGCCGCCGACCATGTGGAGATCCGGCGCGTGGCCAAGGTCGAAATCCGCGAGGACCGGGACGCCTCCTGCATCATCATGTTCGACCCCGACCATTCGTGGGACGAACGCATCCTCGCCGAACAGTTCACCTACTAG
- a CDS encoding MaoC family dehydratase, which translates to MAGLYYEDFEVGTVTRHTLSRTITEADNILFSNMTLNPQPLHIDRHYCERHTEWGQPIVNSLFTLGLLIGISVNDLTIGTTVANLGMSETRFPHPLFNGDSLYAETRVLSKRGSKSRPDVGLVELEHTGRNQNGVIVAVTKRVAMMKKRET; encoded by the coding sequence ATGGCAGGCCTCTACTACGAGGATTTCGAGGTGGGTACGGTCACGCGGCACACCTTGTCGCGCACCATCACCGAGGCCGACAATATCCTCTTCTCCAACATGACATTGAACCCCCAGCCCCTCCACATCGACAGGCATTATTGCGAGCGGCACACCGAGTGGGGCCAGCCCATCGTCAATTCGCTGTTCACGCTGGGGCTGCTTATCGGCATTTCGGTCAACGATCTCACGATCGGCACCACCGTCGCCAACCTCGGGATGAGCGAAACGCGCTTTCCCCACCCCCTCTTCAACGGCGACAGCCTCTACGCCGAAACCAGAGTCCTCTCCAAGCGGGGTTCGAAGTCCCGGCCGGACGTGGGGCTTGTGGAGCTGGAGCACACCGGCCGCAACCAGAACGGTGTGATCGTCGCGGTGACGAAGCGGGTTGCCATGATGAAGAAGCGGGAGACCTGA
- a CDS encoding CoA ester lyase, whose product MRSWLFVPADSERKIEKAFLTEADVVILDLEDSVAPVRKAFARDCALAARDMAPARTAIRINALDSGMVDADIATVAAAAPALVVLPKAEGGASVAELAARLAVAEAEAGLAEGAIGIMAIVTETASSLFQLGTYADSSTRLCAMGWGAEDLSTALGASRTRCADTRLTGAFALARTLTLAGAHAAAASPLDAVFTALGDNAGLKAECEAAAADGFLGKMSIHPAQVPIINTAFTPSAAAVNAAERIVAAFDAAPDAGVLSLDGKMVDRPHLANAQRLLARARALGV is encoded by the coding sequence TTGCGCTCCTGGCTGTTCGTCCCCGCCGATTCAGAGCGCAAGATCGAAAAGGCGTTCCTGACCGAGGCCGACGTGGTCATTCTCGACCTTGAAGATTCCGTCGCCCCCGTCCGCAAGGCCTTTGCGCGCGACTGCGCCCTGGCCGCCCGCGACATGGCGCCGGCCCGGACGGCCATCCGCATCAATGCACTCGATTCCGGCATGGTGGACGCTGACATCGCAACCGTTGCCGCCGCCGCCCCGGCGTTGGTGGTGCTCCCAAAGGCTGAGGGCGGTGCCAGCGTGGCCGAGCTTGCCGCCCGCCTTGCCGTCGCCGAGGCCGAAGCCGGGCTTGCCGAAGGCGCCATCGGCATCATGGCGATCGTCACCGAAACAGCGTCCTCCCTGTTCCAGCTCGGGACCTACGCCGACAGTTCAACGCGCCTTTGCGCCATGGGTTGGGGCGCTGAGGATCTGTCCACCGCGCTGGGCGCGAGCCGCACCCGCTGCGCAGATACCCGCCTCACCGGCGCATTTGCGCTCGCCCGCACCCTCACGCTGGCGGGTGCCCACGCGGCGGCCGCCAGCCCGCTCGACGCCGTGTTCACAGCCCTTGGCGACAACGCCGGCCTCAAGGCCGAGTGCGAAGCCGCGGCCGCAGACGGTTTTCTGGGAAAGATGTCGATCCACCCCGCGCAGGTCCCCATCATCAACACCGCTTTCACGCCGAGTGCGGCTGCGGTGAATGCCGCCGAGCGGATTGTCGCGGCGTTCGATGCGGCGCCGGACGCCGGCGTCCTCTCGCTGGATGGAAAAATGGTCGACCGCCCGCACCTTGCCAATGCGCAGCGACTGCTGGCCCGCGCGAGGGCGCTGGGCGTCTGA
- a CDS encoding glutathione S-transferase, with protein MKLVGRDLSPYVRRVAIWLTLQERAFEREILGTFDPEVMDRLNAVHPSRRVPALVLDDGTSLIESFAICDYLDETMPHLRLVPESGPARRVTLQRIALAHSTTEKIVAVFYEKGRRPPELVWDEWLDRLAAQTRDGLAAMEANADPAGAFGGADGPDGGDIAVVCAFQMAKITSPWLIDREYKALEALEAQAMALAPFAETYPG; from the coding sequence ATGAAACTCGTCGGGCGGGATCTTTCGCCCTACGTGCGGCGGGTCGCGATCTGGCTGACGTTGCAGGAACGGGCGTTTGAGCGGGAGATCCTCGGCACGTTCGATCCTGAGGTGATGGACCGGCTGAACGCCGTCCACCCCAGCCGCCGCGTGCCGGCGCTCGTGCTGGATGACGGCACCAGCCTCATCGAGAGCTTCGCGATCTGCGACTATCTCGACGAGACGATGCCGCATCTGCGCCTCGTGCCGGAAAGCGGTCCGGCGCGGCGGGTGACGCTCCAGCGCATCGCGCTGGCGCACTCCACCACCGAAAAGATCGTGGCGGTGTTTTACGAGAAGGGCCGCCGTCCACCGGAGCTGGTCTGGGACGAGTGGCTGGACAGGCTTGCCGCGCAGACGCGCGACGGGTTGGCCGCCATGGAGGCCAACGCCGATCCCGCAGGCGCCTTTGGCGGCGCCGACGGGCCGGACGGCGGCGACATTGCCGTGGTCTGCGCGTTTCAGATGGCGAAGATCACCAGCCCGTGGCTGATCGACCGGGAATACAAGGCGCTCGAAGCCCTTGAAGCTCAGGCGATGGCGCTGGCGCCGTTCGCCGAAACCTACCCCGGCTGA
- the ndk gene encoding nucleoside-diphosphate kinase, with protein MAIERTFSMIKPDATKKNVTGKIIDRLESAGLRVVASKRVHMSLRQAEAFYAVHSARPFYGELTEFMSSGPTVVQVLEGENAIAKNREVMGATNPAEAAEGTIRKDFADSIGENAVHGSDAPETAAEEIAFWFSGTELVG; from the coding sequence ATGGCGATCGAACGCACCTTCTCGATGATCAAGCCCGATGCGACCAAGAAGAACGTCACCGGCAAGATCATCGACCGGCTGGAAAGCGCCGGCCTGCGCGTGGTTGCGTCCAAGCGCGTCCACATGTCCCTGCGTCAGGCCGAGGCGTTTTATGCCGTCCACTCTGCGCGCCCGTTTTATGGCGAGCTGACCGAGTTCATGTCCTCCGGCCCGACCGTCGTCCAGGTTCTGGAAGGCGAGAACGCCATTGCCAAGAACCGCGAAGTGATGGGCGCCACCAATCCGGCGGAAGCGGCCGAAGGCACCATCCGCAAGGACTTTGCCGACTCCATCGGCGAGAACGCCGTGCACGGCTCCGACGCGCCGGAAACCGCCGCTGAAGAGATCGCGTTCTGGTTCTCCGGCACCGAGCTGGTCGGCTGA